A single window of Flagellimonas maritima DNA harbors:
- a CDS encoding glycosyl hydrolase family 17 protein, whose translation MSSSRKEKFLALAALDYAGKTTKELKKLCKEVLEGGMHGLCFSPYEEGQKPGEQITEEQIRRRMEIISPYTDWIRSFSCTEGNELIPKIAREFGIKTMVGAWLGDDPKINEKEVTNLIQMAKEGHVDIAAVGNEVLLRGDLTEDELLEFMDRVKQAIPDVPMGYVDAYYEFSDHPRIADACDIILANCYPFWEGCDLDYSLLYMKDMYQRALKAGNGKKVIISETGWPSQGTSLEGAYPSLDNMLKYFMNTQKWAQEDDIEIFYFSSFDESWKIGAEGDVGAYWGLWDKDEIRKF comes from the coding sequence ATGTCGTCATCAAGAAAAGAAAAGTTTTTGGCATTAGCTGCCCTTGATTATGCAGGCAAGACCACAAAAGAACTTAAAAAACTTTGTAAGGAGGTTTTGGAAGGTGGAATGCATGGTCTTTGTTTTAGTCCGTATGAAGAAGGGCAAAAACCAGGTGAACAGATTACAGAAGAACAGATCAGAAGAAGAATGGAGATAATTAGCCCGTATACAGATTGGATCCGTTCTTTTTCCTGTACCGAGGGAAACGAATTGATTCCTAAAATTGCCAGGGAATTTGGCATTAAGACCATGGTGGGTGCATGGCTTGGAGATGACCCAAAGATCAATGAAAAGGAGGTAACCAATCTGATTCAAATGGCCAAAGAGGGGCATGTGGATATCGCTGCTGTTGGAAATGAAGTATTGTTGAGGGGCGACCTAACTGAGGATGAACTACTTGAATTCATGGACCGTGTAAAACAAGCTATTCCTGACGTACCAATGGGATATGTGGATGCGTATTACGAGTTTTCGGATCATCCGAGAATCGCGGACGCTTGTGATATAATTTTAGCCAATTGCTATCCATTTTGGGAAGGATGTGATTTGGACTATTCCTTATTGTATATGAAGGATATGTATCAAAGAGCGCTGAAAGCGGGCAATGGTAAAAAAGTAATTATCTCTGAAACAGGTTGGCCCAGTCAGGGAACCAGTTTGGAAGGAGCATATCCATCCTTGGACAATATGTTGAAATACTTTATGAATACCCAAAAATGGGCTCAGGAAGACGATATCGAAATTTTCTATTTTTCATCTTTTGATGAATCATGGAAG